The Hippoglossus stenolepis isolate QCI-W04-F060 chromosome 11, HSTE1.2, whole genome shotgun sequence genome includes a window with the following:
- the LOC118117399 gene encoding uncharacterized protein LOC118117399, whose product MHPIILLFVISLLHAYEARGSDTVTPVFVQKGKDLLLNVTAPVKIVKRSDFRWRFNGSSIIRLLHDNKPKIFDPYHGRVEIFLQNHSLLLKNVQQADSGRYTAGVIWDEINYVGKYSVTVQDPVSPVNGTVDLLSNSSDSCNLTVTCSTQDSHRINSTFRCDTNTCSQEEGGEWSKVTTHGTSLRVYLSEGASVICNHSNQVSSDEHITMIRDFCFSNPGK is encoded by the exons atgcatcccatcattcttctctttgtcatttctctgcttcacgcATATGAAGCCCGAG gctccgacactgtgactcctgtatttgtgcagaagggGAAGGATCTGCTTCTCAACGTCACGGCTCCTGTTAAAATAGTTAAACGGAGTGATTTTAGATGGCGATTTAATGGTTCAAGCATAATACGATTATTACATGATAACAAACCCAAAATATTTGACCCCTATCATGGAAGGGTCGAGATCTTTCTCCAAAatcactctttgcttttgaagaatGTGCAACAAGCCGACAGTGGACGTTACACTGCAGGTGTTATCTGGGATGAAATCAATTATGTGGGTAAATACAGCGTCACAGTTCAAG atccagtgtctcCGGTTAATGGGACAGTGGACTTACTCTCCAATAGCTCCGACTCctgtaacctcacagtgacctgcagcacacaggactcccatcgcatcaacagcacttttagatgtgacaccaacacctgcagccaggaggagggaggagagtggTCCAAGGTCACGACCCACGGCACCTCCCTCCGTGTCTACCTGTCCGAAGGCGCCTCAGTTatctgtaaccatagcaaccaggtcaGCTCGGACGAGCACATAACAATGATTAGggacttttgtttctcaaatcctggtaagtga